The following are from one region of the Microbacterium sp. cx-55 genome:
- a CDS encoding AI-2E family transporter — protein MTDPDEKPRGSLLDALRNRTITTETSSAVPSGLRLATAYAWRFLVIAAAIGVAVWLVIQLKLLVIPLLIAVLIAALLWPGFTWMLRHRVPKWLAIVLALLGTIAVISGLIWLVAWQVSLQWGSVRDRSVDAVSEFRMYLIDGPLHLTGQQIDDFLGQGVSLLQQQAELLLSGALAIGSTVGHVATGALLTLFILLCILADGGGIWRWTTRLFPKAAQPAVDGAARAGWVTIVNYARTQLLVATIDAIGIGLGAFLLGVPLAIPIGVLVFLGAFVPFVGAVLTGSLAVFLALVYNGPWIALWMLVIVLGVQQLEGHVLQPLLMGSAVKVHPLAVVLVVAGGAMVGGIPGALFAVPLAAFVNVVAVYLSRRAWKTGEGPDPESLIWSTVPRPRRNRA, from the coding sequence ATGACCGATCCCGACGAGAAGCCTCGCGGATCGCTGCTCGACGCCCTACGCAATCGCACGATCACGACCGAGACGAGCTCTGCGGTGCCGAGCGGCCTTCGGCTCGCCACGGCCTACGCCTGGCGGTTCCTCGTGATCGCGGCCGCGATCGGAGTGGCGGTCTGGCTGGTGATCCAGCTCAAGCTGCTGGTGATTCCGCTCCTCATCGCCGTGCTCATCGCCGCGCTGCTCTGGCCCGGCTTCACCTGGATGCTGCGTCACCGCGTGCCCAAGTGGCTGGCGATCGTGCTCGCGCTGCTCGGAACCATCGCCGTCATCTCGGGCTTGATCTGGCTCGTCGCCTGGCAGGTGTCGCTGCAATGGGGCTCGGTGCGCGATCGCAGCGTCGACGCCGTCAGCGAGTTCCGCATGTACCTGATCGACGGCCCGCTGCACCTCACCGGTCAGCAGATCGACGACTTCCTGGGGCAGGGCGTCTCGCTCCTGCAGCAGCAGGCCGAGCTGCTCCTCTCCGGAGCACTCGCGATCGGCTCCACGGTCGGACACGTCGCCACCGGCGCACTGCTGACCCTTTTCATCCTCCTCTGCATCCTCGCCGACGGCGGCGGGATCTGGCGCTGGACGACGCGACTCTTCCCGAAGGCGGCGCAGCCCGCGGTCGACGGAGCAGCGCGGGCCGGCTGGGTGACCATCGTCAACTACGCCCGCACGCAGCTGCTCGTCGCGACGATCGATGCGATCGGCATCGGCCTCGGAGCCTTTCTGCTGGGCGTGCCCCTCGCCATCCCGATCGGCGTGCTGGTGTTCCTCGGAGCATTCGTGCCGTTCGTCGGCGCGGTGCTCACCGGGTCGCTCGCCGTGTTCCTCGCGCTCGTCTACAACGGGCCCTGGATCGCGCTCTGGATGCTGGTCATCGTGCTCGGCGTGCAGCAGCTCGAGGGCCACGTGCTCCAGCCGCTGCTCATGGGTTCGGCCGTGAAGGTGCACCCGCTGGCCGTCGTGCTCGTCGTCGCCGGTGGCGCGATGGTCGGCGGCATCCCGGGCGCACTGTTCGCTGTGCCGCTCGCCGCATTTGTCAACGTCGTCGCGGTCTATCTGTCGCGACGAGCATGGAAAACAGGTGAGGGGCCCGACCCCGAGTCGCTCATCTGGAGTACCGTCCCCCGACCGAGGAGGAACCGGGCGTGA
- a CDS encoding winged helix-turn-helix domain-containing protein, whose product MRETLSRAEARRVALRAQGFGETPVPQPSGSATTRRLSREIRRMATLQIDSVNVFARSHYMPLFSRVGAYDTASLDRLLFARRAPYTEYWAHQAAFVAAEDRPVFGFRMQANRERQERSNYFGVDDRTVEWVRSELAARGPLRPAEIEDDAVRAPRGPWWDWSGVKSALEYLWFAGEVAIAGRRGFERVYGLAEHVLPAEVVGRSVPRGDAIRELVARAARAYGVATLADLDDYWRIRDQRAVRVAVHDLEDAGVLQPVRVEGWTRGERPLAAWLHRDAAVPRRIDAATVLTPFDPMVWFRDRAERLFDFSYRIEIYTPAAKRRFGYYSLPILLGDGIAGRIDLKADRAAATLRVQSAWWEPSRPADAAASVAEVLGAAAAWQGLESITVARWGDAADEIAGALGAERHESRPEPVELAPEEPG is encoded by the coding sequence GTGCGAGAGACACTGAGCCGGGCCGAGGCACGACGGGTCGCGCTGCGCGCCCAGGGCTTCGGCGAGACCCCTGTGCCGCAGCCTTCGGGTTCGGCGACGACGCGGCGTCTGTCGCGCGAGATCCGGCGGATGGCGACGTTGCAGATCGATTCGGTCAACGTGTTCGCGCGGTCGCATTACATGCCGTTGTTCTCCCGCGTCGGTGCGTACGACACCGCGAGCCTCGACCGGCTCCTGTTCGCCCGGCGGGCGCCATACACCGAGTACTGGGCGCACCAGGCGGCCTTCGTCGCGGCCGAAGACCGGCCCGTGTTCGGGTTCCGGATGCAGGCGAACCGCGAGCGTCAAGAGCGCTCGAACTACTTCGGCGTCGACGACCGCACCGTCGAGTGGGTGCGGAGCGAACTCGCCGCGCGCGGACCGCTCCGGCCCGCAGAGATCGAAGACGACGCCGTGCGGGCACCGCGGGGCCCGTGGTGGGACTGGAGCGGCGTGAAAAGCGCCCTCGAATACCTCTGGTTCGCCGGCGAGGTCGCGATCGCGGGCCGTCGCGGGTTCGAGCGGGTTTACGGCCTCGCCGAACACGTGCTGCCGGCGGAGGTCGTCGGGCGGAGCGTTCCGCGGGGCGACGCCATCCGCGAGCTCGTCGCGCGGGCGGCGCGGGCGTACGGTGTTGCCACGCTCGCCGACCTCGACGACTACTGGCGCATCCGCGATCAGCGCGCTGTCCGCGTCGCCGTGCACGATCTGGAGGATGCCGGAGTCCTTCAGCCGGTGCGCGTCGAAGGCTGGACCCGCGGCGAGCGGCCGCTGGCGGCGTGGCTGCACCGCGATGCGGCCGTGCCCCGCCGGATCGACGCGGCCACGGTGCTCACGCCGTTCGATCCGATGGTCTGGTTCCGCGATCGCGCCGAGCGGCTGTTTGATTTCTCGTACCGCATCGAGATCTACACGCCGGCGGCGAAGCGTCGGTTCGGGTACTACTCGCTGCCGATCCTGCTCGGCGACGGCATCGCGGGGCGGATCGACCTCAAGGCCGACCGCGCCGCGGCCACGCTCCGGGTGCAGTCCGCGTGGTGGGAGCCGTCGCGTCCGGCGGATGCGGCCGCATCCGTCGCCGAGGTGCTGGGCGCGGCAGCAGCGTGGCAGGGGCTCGAGTCGATCACCGTCGCGCGATGGGGAGACGCGGCCGACGAGATCGCCGGCGCGCTGGGCGCCGAGCGCCACGAATCGCGGCCGGAGCCGGTGGAGTTGGCTCCGGAAGAACCGGGCTGA
- a CDS encoding LemA family protein, producing the protein MWEWLIPVIILVVIVAVAGIYLWATYNSLVQLNVRVDEAWSDITVQLKRRADLLPNLIETVKGYAAHEKAVFENVTQARAETISAGGPADAGIAEGHMQQALKSLFAVAEAYPQLQASQNFLQLQQSIVDTEDKIQASRRFYNGGVRELNTKIKVFPNNLFARNLGFHEREFFEVVDGAAIAEPPRVQF; encoded by the coding sequence ATGTGGGAATGGCTGATCCCCGTCATCATCCTCGTCGTCATCGTGGCGGTCGCGGGAATCTACCTGTGGGCTACCTACAACTCTCTCGTGCAGCTGAACGTGCGCGTCGACGAGGCCTGGAGCGACATCACCGTCCAGCTCAAGCGCCGCGCTGACCTGCTGCCGAACCTGATCGAGACGGTCAAGGGCTACGCGGCACACGAGAAGGCCGTGTTCGAGAACGTCACGCAGGCACGCGCCGAGACGATCTCCGCCGGCGGACCCGCGGATGCAGGAATCGCCGAAGGCCACATGCAGCAGGCCCTGAAGTCGCTGTTCGCCGTCGCCGAGGCCTACCCGCAGCTGCAGGCGAGCCAGAACTTCCTCCAGCTGCAGCAGTCGATCGTCGACACCGAAGACAAGATCCAGGCCTCGCGCCGGTTCTACAACGGCGGCGTGCGAGAGCTCAACACCAAGATCAAGGTGTTCCCCAACAACCTCTTCGCCCGCAACCTCGGCTTCCACGAGCGCGAGTTCTTCGAGGTCGTCGACGGCGCCGCAATCGCCGAGCCCCCGCGCGTCCAGTTCTGA
- a CDS encoding low temperature requirement protein A yields MPTPSSRHAGLRRMAALNPRAPHRVASPLELLFDLVFVVAVSQASSTLHELIVEGHVGQGVLSYLMVFFAVWWAWMNFTWFASAYDTDDWLYRVMTIAQMGGVLVLAAGVHEAMVSFDYTIVTLGYVIMRLAMVGQWLRLAISDPASRATGLRFAAGYGLVQLLWLVRLLADDSVQFWTFFVLMAAELCVPVWAEFRHRTPWHPHHIAERFGLFTLILLGESLLASTNAMIDALSEGEHVAELLWLSASGVVITAAIWWIYFAREPVDRLRRPLDGFTFGYRHYVVFAAVGAVSSGVEVEIDAVSGHAAISGESAGLALTLPLAIFLLAVWHVLLRRAVSRGVTVIVLIATALIAASGLLPVGEYAVAALLMAGVVAAVEVDAARRPSQL; encoded by the coding sequence ATGCCCACTCCCTCTTCGCGCCACGCGGGCCTGCGCCGGATGGCGGCGCTGAACCCACGGGCGCCGCACCGGGTCGCGAGTCCGCTCGAGCTGCTGTTCGACCTCGTCTTCGTCGTCGCCGTGTCGCAGGCGTCGAGCACGCTGCATGAGCTGATCGTCGAGGGGCACGTCGGGCAGGGGGTCCTGTCCTACCTGATGGTGTTCTTCGCCGTGTGGTGGGCGTGGATGAACTTCACCTGGTTCGCCTCGGCGTACGACACCGACGACTGGCTCTACCGCGTCATGACGATCGCGCAGATGGGTGGCGTACTCGTGCTCGCGGCCGGCGTGCACGAGGCGATGGTTTCGTTCGACTACACGATCGTCACCCTCGGCTACGTGATCATGCGGCTCGCGATGGTGGGCCAGTGGCTGCGGCTCGCGATCTCCGACCCCGCCTCGCGTGCGACCGGCCTGCGCTTTGCCGCCGGCTACGGCCTCGTGCAACTGCTGTGGCTCGTGCGGCTCCTGGCCGATGACTCGGTGCAGTTCTGGACGTTCTTCGTGCTCATGGCCGCCGAGCTCTGCGTCCCCGTGTGGGCGGAATTCCGGCATCGCACGCCGTGGCATCCGCACCACATCGCCGAACGCTTCGGCCTGTTCACCCTGATCCTGCTGGGTGAGAGCCTGCTCGCCTCCACCAACGCGATGATCGACGCGCTCTCGGAGGGCGAGCACGTCGCCGAACTGCTGTGGCTCTCCGCATCCGGCGTTGTGATCACCGCGGCGATCTGGTGGATCTACTTCGCCCGCGAGCCGGTCGACCGACTGCGCCGCCCCCTCGACGGGTTCACCTTCGGCTACCGCCACTACGTCGTGTTCGCCGCCGTCGGCGCCGTGTCATCCGGAGTCGAGGTCGAGATCGACGCGGTCTCGGGCCATGCCGCGATCTCGGGCGAGAGCGCGGGGCTCGCGCTCACGCTGCCGCTCGCAATCTTCCTTCTCGCGGTGTGGCACGTGCTGCTGCGACGCGCCGTGTCGCGAGGCGTGACGGTCATCGTGCTGATCGCGACGGCCCTCATCGCCGCGAGCGGGCTGCTGCCGGTGGGGGAGTACGCGGTCGCTGCCCTGCTGATGGCCGGGGTCGTCGCCGCGGTCGAAGTCGATGCGGCGCGGAGACCGTCGCAATTGTGA
- a CDS encoding NAD(P)/FAD-dependent oxidoreductase, whose product MTSTVPRILIVGGGYAGFYTAWKLEKQLRKGEAEVTMVDPLPYMTYQPFLPEVAAGEIEPRHVVVSHRRHLKRTKIVPAKVTGIDHAHKVATITPAVGEPWQQEYDQIVVTAGAVSRTFPIPGIADNAIGLKTIEEAVAIRDRIIDNFEKAANLPAGPERDRLLTVVVVGGGFAGIEVFAELRAMASSLVKDYPSIAFEDTHFHLIEAMGRIMPEVSLKTSEWVLKSLAKRGANVHLDTQVKGAVDGNVELSTGDVIPTDVIVWTAGVMANPTVVRGGDLPVEERGRIRARADLRVGTDDEVVEGAWAAGDVAAVPDLSGGGVGGYCVPNAQHAVRQAKLLAKNLTAVLRGELPKNYVHKNLGAVAGLGLYSGVFQSGNIAIKGFFAWVAHRGYHGLAMPTWERKLRVVGDWVQNFFHGRDNVTLITVQQPREVFEQFASRPRPPQPAEAAPAEQKQAAAGDRNTVAAAK is encoded by the coding sequence GTGACCAGCACCGTGCCCAGGATTCTCATCGTCGGCGGAGGCTACGCCGGCTTCTACACCGCTTGGAAGCTCGAGAAGCAGCTTCGTAAGGGCGAGGCAGAGGTCACGATGGTCGACCCGCTGCCCTACATGACCTACCAGCCGTTCCTTCCCGAGGTCGCGGCAGGTGAGATCGAGCCGCGCCACGTCGTGGTCTCGCACCGTCGTCACCTCAAGCGCACGAAGATCGTTCCGGCGAAGGTGACCGGCATCGACCACGCGCACAAGGTCGCGACGATCACGCCCGCCGTCGGCGAGCCGTGGCAGCAGGAGTACGACCAGATCGTCGTCACCGCCGGTGCCGTGTCGCGCACGTTCCCGATTCCGGGAATCGCCGACAACGCGATCGGTCTGAAGACGATCGAAGAGGCCGTCGCCATCCGCGACCGCATCATCGACAACTTCGAGAAGGCGGCGAACCTGCCGGCCGGCCCCGAGCGCGACCGTCTGCTGACCGTCGTCGTCGTCGGCGGTGGCTTCGCGGGTATCGAGGTGTTCGCCGAGCTGCGCGCCATGGCGTCGTCGCTCGTCAAGGACTACCCCTCGATCGCGTTCGAAGACACGCACTTCCACCTCATCGAGGCGATGGGCCGCATCATGCCCGAGGTGTCGCTGAAGACGAGTGAGTGGGTGCTGAAGAGCCTCGCCAAGCGCGGCGCGAACGTGCACCTCGACACGCAGGTGAAGGGCGCCGTCGACGGCAACGTCGAGCTCTCCACCGGTGACGTCATCCCGACCGACGTGATCGTCTGGACCGCCGGTGTCATGGCGAACCCGACCGTCGTTCGCGGCGGAGACCTGCCGGTCGAAGAGCGTGGCCGCATCCGCGCCCGCGCCGACCTGCGCGTCGGAACCGATGACGAGGTCGTCGAGGGTGCCTGGGCTGCCGGTGACGTTGCCGCCGTGCCCGACCTCTCGGGTGGTGGCGTCGGCGGATACTGTGTGCCGAACGCGCAGCACGCGGTTCGCCAGGCGAAGCTGCTGGCCAAGAACCTCACGGCCGTCCTCCGCGGCGAACTGCCCAAGAACTACGTGCACAAGAACCTCGGTGCCGTGGCGGGCCTCGGTCTCTACAGCGGTGTGTTCCAGTCGGGCAACATCGCGATCAAGGGCTTCTTCGCTTGGGTCGCGCACCGTGGCTACCACGGCCTCGCCATGCCGACGTGGGAGCGCAAGCTCCGCGTCGTCGGCGACTGGGTGCAGAACTTCTTCCACGGTCGCGACAACGTGACGCTCATCACGGTGCAGCAGCCCCGCGAGGTCTTCGAGCAGTTCGCATCGCGTCCGCGCCCGCCGCAGCCCGCCGAGGCAGCTCCCGCCGAGCAGAAGCAGGCCGCCGCAGGCGACCGCAACACGGTCGCTGCCGCCAAGTAA
- a CDS encoding S8 family serine peptidase encodes MSRAAVRTGAWLLALLMLASAAPAAAATPTPEPVPLSAATPSDTPSPGADPVRAKEYWLDAYGVRQAWQTTRGEGVRIAVIDTGVGRAPEVDSAVVGGTDVSGAGTADGRTPVGVVDANHGSWVASLAASRGLPGDTGMIGVAPAADVLSVSVGFGSSSQVPFATQVAEAIRWSVDNGADIINLSFTTNTLDWDESWDDAFLYAFDHDVVVVVAAGNRGNGTTRVGAPATMPGVLSVAGVDPSGKASVEASTQGITIGVAAPSENLLGISADGQVTEWNGTSGAAPIVAGIAALVRSAHPELDAANVIQRIIGTAKPPAGVGSVPDALYGYGLVDAAAAVTAPVPRVSANPMGDLAEWIRVHRRAQGAPVPEPTSTAAPIPALPPADAAATPASPLLPTVDTLVYGSLPLLAATLAGILVSLGVSAAVRRIRLTRSDRAPSR; translated from the coding sequence GTGAGCCGGGCCGCGGTGCGGACGGGGGCGTGGCTCCTCGCGCTGCTGATGCTCGCGTCGGCGGCGCCCGCGGCGGCGGCGACACCCACGCCCGAGCCCGTTCCGCTGAGCGCGGCGACCCCGTCCGACACGCCTTCTCCGGGGGCGGATCCGGTGCGGGCGAAGGAGTACTGGCTCGACGCGTACGGGGTGCGTCAGGCGTGGCAGACGACCCGCGGTGAGGGCGTGCGGATCGCGGTCATCGACACGGGAGTCGGGCGAGCGCCCGAGGTGGATTCGGCTGTCGTCGGCGGAACGGATGTCTCGGGTGCGGGCACGGCCGACGGCCGCACGCCCGTCGGTGTGGTCGATGCGAACCACGGCAGCTGGGTCGCTTCGCTCGCGGCGTCTCGGGGGCTTCCGGGCGACACCGGCATGATCGGAGTGGCTCCGGCGGCCGACGTGCTGTCGGTGTCGGTCGGCTTCGGCAGCTCGTCGCAGGTGCCGTTCGCCACGCAGGTCGCGGAGGCCATCCGCTGGTCGGTCGATAACGGGGCCGACATCATCAACCTGTCGTTCACGACGAACACGCTGGACTGGGACGAGAGCTGGGACGACGCGTTCCTCTACGCCTTCGACCACGACGTCGTCGTGGTGGTCGCTGCCGGCAACCGCGGCAACGGCACGACGCGTGTCGGGGCACCCGCGACGATGCCGGGCGTGCTCTCGGTCGCCGGCGTCGATCCCTCGGGGAAGGCGAGCGTCGAGGCATCGACGCAGGGCATCACGATCGGCGTGGCCGCTCCGAGCGAGAATCTGCTCGGCATTTCGGCCGATGGGCAGGTGACCGAGTGGAACGGCACGAGCGGCGCGGCGCCGATCGTCGCGGGCATCGCGGCCCTCGTGCGGTCGGCGCATCCGGAACTCGATGCGGCGAACGTCATCCAGCGGATCATCGGCACGGCCAAGCCCCCCGCCGGCGTGGGGTCGGTGCCGGACGCGCTGTACGGCTACGGGCTCGTGGATGCGGCGGCGGCGGTCACCGCACCCGTTCCCCGGGTGTCGGCGAACCCGATGGGCGATCTCGCCGAGTGGATCCGGGTGCACCGCCGGGCGCAGGGTGCGCCGGTGCCCGAGCCGACGTCGACGGCCGCGCCGATCCCCGCATTACCTCCGGCGGATGCGGCTGCCACCCCGGCCTCACCGCTGCTTCCGACGGTCGACACCCTTGTGTACGGGTCGCTGCCGCTCTTGGCGGCTACGCTGGCCGGTATACTGGTGTCGCTCGGCGTCAGTGCTGCTGTCCGTCGCATTCGATTGACGCGCTCAGATCGCGCGCCCAGCCGTTGA
- a CDS encoding DUF501 domain-containing protein — MSSSPYPPVTDAELAVLRGQLGRPARGVVGIAARCVCGNPTVVATAPRLDDGTPFPTFYYLTHPAATVAMSTLEAEHVMPELAAALDDDESVADAYRRAHEAYLTDRAVFGEVPEIDGISAGGMPTRVKCLHALAGHALAAGPGVNPVGDAALARSAWSPKRCECAEPGASARSAAG, encoded by the coding sequence GTGAGCTCTTCGCCGTACCCGCCCGTGACCGACGCCGAACTCGCCGTGCTTCGCGGCCAGCTCGGACGCCCCGCACGCGGCGTGGTCGGTATCGCCGCGCGCTGCGTGTGCGGCAATCCCACGGTGGTGGCCACCGCGCCGCGGCTCGATGACGGCACGCCCTTTCCGACGTTCTACTACCTCACGCATCCCGCGGCGACGGTGGCGATGTCAACGCTCGAGGCCGAGCACGTGATGCCCGAACTCGCCGCCGCGCTCGATGACGACGAGTCGGTCGCCGACGCCTACCGGCGCGCGCACGAGGCGTACCTCACCGATCGCGCGGTGTTCGGTGAGGTGCCCGAGATCGACGGAATTTCTGCCGGGGGCATGCCGACGCGGGTCAAGTGCCTGCACGCGCTCGCCGGGCACGCGCTCGCGGCGGGTCCCGGGGTCAACCCGGTGGGGGATGCGGCGCTCGCTCGCAGCGCGTGGTCGCCGAAGCGGTGCGAGTGCGCCGAGCCGGGGGCGTCCGCGCGGAGTGCGGCCGGGTGA
- a CDS encoding FtsB family cell division protein → MRSPRGPGGDGRRVDVREWLGGIRLSGFMVIMLGLVVLGVLVLVPTVGTYLDQQSRIRALEHAVQLTQNEIDDLQAQSERWDDPAYITTQARERLYYVRPGEVVYLIDNDLSEAEQPRERAPVSDEVEQTRTDWMAQLVRSVTSAGAAQTAVAPGDAETPAP, encoded by the coding sequence ATGCGGTCGCCTCGCGGCCCCGGCGGGGACGGCCGGCGGGTCGACGTGCGCGAGTGGCTCGGCGGCATCCGCCTCTCCGGTTTCATGGTGATCATGCTGGGGCTCGTGGTGCTGGGCGTGCTCGTGCTGGTGCCGACCGTGGGCACGTACCTCGATCAGCAGAGCCGCATCCGCGCGCTCGAGCACGCCGTGCAGCTGACGCAGAACGAGATCGACGACCTGCAGGCGCAGAGCGAACGCTGGGACGACCCGGCCTACATCACGACGCAGGCGCGCGAGCGGCTCTACTACGTGCGTCCGGGCGAGGTCGTGTACCTGATCGACAACGACCTGTCGGAGGCCGAGCAGCCGCGCGAGCGGGCGCCGGTCAGCGACGAGGTCGAACAGACCCGCACCGACTGGATGGCGCAACTGGTGCGGTCGGTCACCTCCGCCGGTGCCGCACAGACGGCGGTGGCTCCGGGCGACGCCGAGACACCGGCGCCGTAG
- the eno gene encoding phosphopyruvate hydratase encodes MALIEAVGAREILDSRGNPTVEVEVLLDDGVVQRAAVPSGASTGAFEAYELRDGDKSRYGGKGVRKAVDAVIDELGPALEGVEASEQRIIDQILIETDGTPNKERSGANAILGVSLAVAKAAADSADLPLFRYLGGPNAHLMPVPLFNVINGGEHADNGIDMQEFFLAPIGAETYAESLRWGVETYHVLRGELKAAGYATGLGDEGGFAPDLPSNREGLDFLIKAIEKAGFTPGKDIALGLDVAATEFFNDGVYRLDKKDWSAPELIEYYVGLVNDYPIVTIEDALAEDDWDNWKLLTDALGSKVQLVGDDLFVTNPERLAKGISLGVANSLLVKVNQIGTLTETFDAVSLAQRSGYTAMLSHRSGETEDTTIADLAVATNAGQIKTGAPARSERVAKYNQLLRIEEELGDAAVFAGRSAFPRFQG; translated from the coding sequence GTGGCACTGATCGAGGCTGTAGGCGCGCGCGAGATTCTCGATTCGCGCGGTAACCCGACCGTCGAAGTGGAGGTGCTCCTCGACGACGGTGTCGTCCAGCGTGCCGCCGTTCCTTCCGGCGCATCCACCGGAGCGTTCGAGGCGTACGAACTGCGCGATGGCGACAAGAGCCGTTACGGCGGCAAGGGCGTGCGCAAGGCCGTCGACGCCGTCATCGACGAGCTCGGCCCGGCGCTCGAGGGTGTCGAGGCGAGCGAGCAGCGCATCATCGACCAGATCCTCATCGAGACCGATGGCACCCCCAACAAGGAGCGCTCGGGCGCGAACGCCATCCTCGGTGTGAGCCTCGCGGTCGCCAAGGCCGCGGCCGACAGCGCAGACCTGCCGCTGTTCCGCTACCTCGGTGGCCCGAACGCGCACCTCATGCCCGTTCCGCTGTTCAACGTCATCAACGGTGGCGAGCACGCCGACAACGGCATCGACATGCAGGAGTTCTTCCTCGCCCCGATCGGCGCCGAGACGTACGCCGAGTCGCTCCGCTGGGGCGTCGAGACCTACCACGTGCTCCGCGGCGAGCTGAAGGCCGCCGGTTACGCGACGGGCCTCGGCGACGAGGGTGGCTTCGCCCCCGACCTGCCCAGCAACCGTGAGGGCCTCGACTTCCTGATCAAGGCGATCGAGAAGGCCGGCTTCACCCCGGGTAAAGACATCGCGCTGGGTCTCGACGTCGCCGCGACCGAGTTCTTCAACGACGGGGTCTACCGCCTCGACAAGAAGGACTGGTCGGCGCCGGAGCTCATCGAGTACTACGTCGGCCTCGTCAACGACTACCCGATCGTCACGATCGAGGACGCGCTCGCCGAGGACGACTGGGACAACTGGAAGCTCCTCACCGACGCCCTCGGTTCGAAGGTGCAGCTGGTCGGCGACGACCTGTTCGTCACCAACCCCGAGCGTCTCGCGAAGGGCATCTCGCTGGGCGTCGCCAACTCGCTGCTCGTCAAGGTGAACCAGATCGGTACCCTCACCGAGACGTTCGACGCGGTCAGCCTCGCGCAGCGTTCGGGCTACACGGCGATGCTCTCGCACCGTTCGGGTGAGACCGAAGACACCACGATCGCCGACCTCGCTGTGGCGACCAACGCAGGACAGATCAAGACCGGAGCGCCTGCTCGCAGCGAGCGCGTCGCGAAATACAATCAGCTTCTGCGCATCGAAGAAGAGCTGGGTGACGCGGCGGTCTTCGCCGGGCGTTCCGCCTTCCCGCGCTTCCAGGGCTGA
- a CDS encoding O-methyltransferase: MSTPTPGPTIDSWRAVDAYLTRTLVVQDDALRAALSDQDAAGLPSIEVAPVHAKLLHLLARLIGARSILEIGTLGGYSTIWLARALPEGGRVTTIEADPANAVIARRNLDRAGVGDRVDVLVGRAADVLPGLTGPYDLVFIDADKESNTIYLDHAARLGRIGAAVIVDNVVRSGLVADPEVSSAQLKGVRRGLEMLRDDPRFDATAVQTLDAKGWDGIAVALRIEPAVPAVPTPPAH; this comes from the coding sequence GTGAGCACGCCGACGCCGGGGCCGACGATCGACTCCTGGCGCGCGGTCGACGCGTACCTCACCCGCACCCTGGTCGTGCAGGATGACGCTCTGCGGGCGGCGCTGTCGGATCAGGATGCGGCGGGCCTGCCCTCGATCGAGGTCGCCCCGGTCCACGCGAAGCTCCTGCACCTGCTGGCTCGCTTGATCGGCGCGCGCAGCATCCTCGAGATCGGAACCCTGGGTGGGTATTCGACGATCTGGCTCGCCCGGGCGCTGCCCGAGGGCGGGCGCGTGACGACGATCGAGGCCGACCCCGCGAACGCCGTGATCGCCCGCCGGAACCTCGATCGCGCCGGCGTCGGCGACCGGGTCGACGTGCTCGTCGGGCGCGCGGCCGACGTGCTGCCGGGCCTCACGGGGCCCTACGACCTCGTGTTCATCGACGCCGACAAGGAGTCCAACACGATCTACCTCGACCACGCCGCACGGCTCGGGCGGATCGGGGCGGCCGTGATCGTCGACAACGTCGTGCGCTCCGGGCTCGTCGCTGATCCGGAGGTGTCGAGTGCCCAGCTCAAGGGAGTGCGGAGGGGGCTCGAGATGCTGCGCGACGACCCGCGGTTCGACGCGACGGCGGTGCAGACGCTCGATGCGAAGGGGTGGGACGGAATCGCCGTCGCTCTGCGCATTGAACCGGCGGTGCCCGCTGTGCCGACGCCGCCCGCTCACTAG